One genomic segment of Sanyastnella coralliicola includes these proteins:
- a CDS encoding T9SS type A sorting domain-containing protein → MKKLLLFCAAVCTGLMSFAQLNQIVVEEYTPAFGGVGEPIYRIYAEMGDASDIVSAVFAIDQCHPLDVSTTTDFFNDALGGINPSGINPAFFAVFPTIEADSWVTIGVDNSTQPGAADIGQASTVPADPFTGSVNTDPGANLLMDDGAWFTLPTSASALPTGVNNRVLLGQFTTDGDLSFNINLQVFVGGDQAAGRVDYVYDAACSGAGSQTGFESVESTLTFPNAIPGCTDPTACNFDPLATADDGTCIAAAANDNCSGAIALTSGVAVTVDNTNACGTPEILTIPAGTNGLGSCSSTDGWCSFETDVDNDLWYSFTTPANPAVVDVYTTETGDVDDTQMAIFDACGGNLVAANDDLTDFMAGLSFACGDLAANTTYYVMVDGYNGASGTFDLQVDIDEAACSNGCTDPNAINFDAGASVDDGSCIVPTCAPTTPDNFQYCYDSNESTQFVYTAANAGDEVIIEILAGSFETNFDDITIYDGVGNGGAVLFTGDGDVSGVIAVSTTGAITIEINSDVSVSCASGSQTELDYNVYCGVAAVLGCTDPLASNYDPLATVDDGSCIVCNDILVDVTVDGGGFPGEVSFDIVDSGANVVYSGTGNDGSFSLCLPAGCYQIDMFDSFGDGWNGANIDFSVGGSSIGNVELDSAPIGDGDNTGTDFVDVGNTGSCPVLGCTDATACNFDPAATLDDGSCIAAPCLNDLPSLAFALSMEALGSCNGYVGEDIAGATVQAPEATAFTSGAGLDLWYSFVPMTSGVRLEVNTADFDALIELQDAGNNPLDVEDVVFVNGGEVLNIGNLTAGDTYFVRVAPYFDVAGPALFDICAQSIPDTRCDYGPGPYDLCDIFKADWVGADDYIFNLTSQGDGSAYQYQAGGPNTFVVLSDIADLGWGDIYDVSINSVFDLTRGDGNTESIEVENDEPCTLEVNDQPLAALRESDNQANYGPHFLGDYIAATPYVCGVVDWTWEFVNTDGSQLPIIHLRGASNRYMRISDVAGLVEGAVYEVRVKPEFSNGAATNYGGVELLSIIGPAGIVGEIESPVVLADDAERLDVVEMGDLAIYPNPSNGDNVTINVSGIESEVVSIEVLDATGKLVRAEQIAATGANLTIQTSMSEFTSGLYTVRVIAGTNVMTERLQIVK, encoded by the coding sequence ATGAAAAAGTTATTATTGTTCTGTGCGGCAGTATGCACCGGTCTGATGAGCTTTGCTCAGCTAAACCAGATCGTTGTGGAAGAATACACTCCGGCTTTCGGTGGTGTAGGTGAGCCAATCTACCGCATCTACGCTGAGATGGGAGATGCATCTGACATCGTATCTGCGGTATTCGCGATCGATCAGTGTCACCCACTTGACGTATCTACTACTACGGATTTCTTCAATGATGCTTTGGGTGGAATTAACCCATCAGGGATCAACCCAGCATTCTTTGCAGTATTCCCAACGATTGAGGCTGACTCATGGGTAACAATCGGTGTTGACAACTCAACACAGCCTGGAGCTGCTGACATCGGTCAGGCTTCTACTGTTCCTGCTGATCCATTCACAGGTTCTGTAAACACTGATCCAGGAGCTAACCTATTGATGGACGACGGTGCGTGGTTTACACTACCAACATCTGCGTCTGCACTTCCAACAGGAGTTAACAACCGAGTTCTTCTTGGACAGTTCACTACTGATGGTGACCTTTCATTCAACATCAACCTACAGGTATTCGTAGGTGGTGACCAGGCTGCTGGACGTGTTGATTACGTTTACGATGCTGCATGTTCTGGAGCTGGTTCACAGACTGGATTCGAGTCAGTTGAAAGCACTTTGACTTTCCCTAACGCGATTCCTGGATGTACTGATCCAACTGCTTGTAACTTCGATCCACTAGCTACTGCTGATGACGGTACATGTATCGCTGCTGCGGCAAACGATAACTGTTCTGGAGCTATCGCTCTTACATCAGGTGTTGCTGTGACTGTTGATAACACTAACGCTTGTGGTACTCCTGAGATCCTAACAATCCCAGCTGGTACTAACGGACTAGGTTCTTGTTCTTCTACTGACGGATGGTGTTCATTCGAAACTGACGTAGATAACGACCTATGGTACTCGTTCACTACTCCTGCAAACCCTGCAGTAGTTGACGTATACACAACTGAAACCGGTGACGTTGATGATACGCAGATGGCTATCTTCGATGCTTGTGGTGGTAACCTAGTAGCTGCAAACGATGATTTGACTGACTTCATGGCAGGTCTTTCATTCGCTTGTGGTGACCTAGCTGCTAACACTACATACTACGTAATGGTAGATGGTTACAACGGTGCTTCTGGTACGTTCGACCTTCAGGTTGATATCGACGAAGCTGCTTGTTCTAACGGATGTACTGATCCTAACGCGATCAACTTCGACGCTGGTGCTTCTGTAGATGACGGTTCTTGTATCGTTCCTACTTGTGCTCCAACTACTCCAGATAACTTCCAGTACTGCTACGATTCTAACGAATCAACTCAGTTTGTATACACAGCAGCGAACGCTGGTGATGAAGTAATCATCGAGATTCTTGCTGGTTCTTTCGAAACAAACTTCGATGACATCACTATCTACGATGGTGTTGGAAACGGAGGTGCAGTATTGTTCACTGGAGACGGAGACGTTTCTGGAGTAATCGCAGTTTCGACTACTGGTGCAATCACAATTGAAATCAACTCTGACGTTTCAGTTAGCTGTGCTTCAGGTTCACAAACTGAACTAGATTACAACGTATACTGTGGTGTTGCTGCTGTTCTTGGATGTACTGATCCATTGGCTTCTAACTACGACCCACTTGCGACTGTAGATGATGGATCTTGTATCGTTTGTAACGACATCCTTGTTGACGTAACTGTTGACGGAGGTGGATTCCCAGGTGAGGTATCTTTCGATATCGTTGATAGCGGTGCGAACGTAGTATACTCTGGAACTGGAAATGACGGTTCATTCTCACTATGTCTTCCTGCTGGATGTTACCAGATCGACATGTTCGATTCATTCGGTGACGGATGGAACGGTGCAAACATCGATTTCTCTGTAGGTGGTTCATCTATCGGAAACGTCGAGCTTGACAGCGCTCCAATCGGAGACGGTGACAACACTGGTACTGATTTCGTTGACGTAGGTAACACTGGATCTTGTCCTGTACTTGGATGTACTGATGCTACTGCATGTAACTTCGATCCTGCTGCAACGCTTGACGATGGTTCTTGTATCGCTGCTCCATGTCTAAACGACCTTCCATCACTTGCCTTTGCTCTTTCTATGGAAGCGCTAGGTTCTTGTAACGGATACGTTGGTGAAGACATCGCTGGTGCAACTGTACAGGCTCCTGAAGCTACTGCTTTCACAAGTGGTGCTGGTCTTGACCTATGGTACTCATTCGTACCTATGACATCAGGTGTACGTCTAGAAGTAAACACTGCTGATTTCGATGCATTGATCGAGCTTCAGGATGCTGGTAACAACCCACTTGACGTTGAAGACGTTGTCTTCGTGAACGGTGGTGAGGTACTAAACATCGGAAACTTGACAGCTGGTGACACTTACTTCGTACGTGTTGCTCCTTACTTCGACGTTGCAGGCCCTGCATTGTTCGATATCTGTGCTCAGTCTATTCCTGATACACGTTGTGATTACGGTCCTGGACCATACGATCTATGTGATATCTTCAAGGCTGACTGGGTTGGTGCTGATGATTACATCTTCAACTTGACTTCTCAAGGTGATGGATCAGCTTACCAGTACCAGGCAGGTGGACCGAACACATTCGTTGTTCTTTCTGATATCGCTGACCTAGGTTGGGGAGACATCTACGATGTTTCTATCAACTCTGTATTCGATCTTACTCGTGGAGACGGTAACACTGAATCTATCGAAGTTGAGAACGACGAGCCATGTACTCTAGAAGTGAACGATCAGCCATTGGCAGCTCTACGTGAGTCTGACAACCAGGCTAACTACGGTCCTCACTTCCTAGGTGATTACATCGCAGCTACTCCTTACGTTTGTGGTGTTGTTGATTGGACTTGGGAATTCGTTAACACTGACGGATCTCAGCTTCCTATCATCCACCTACGTGGAGCTTCTAACCGTTACATGCGTATTAGCGACGTTGCTGGTCTTGTTGAAGGAGCAGTTTACGAAGTACGCGTGAAGCCAGAATTCTCTAACGGAGCGGCTACTAACTACGGTGGAGTTGAACTTCTTTCGATCATCGGCCCTGCTGGTATCGTTGGAGAGATCGAATCTCCTGTAGTTCTTGCTGACGACGCTGAGCGTCTTGACGTTGTTGAAATGGGTGATCTTGCTATCTACCCTAACCCATCAAACGGTGACAACGTGACAATCAACGTTTCAGGTATCGAGTCTGAGGTAGTTTCTATCGAAGTTCTGGATGCAACTGGTAAGCTTGTACGTGCTGAGCAGATCGCTGCTACAGGTGCAAACCTTACTATCCAGACTTCAATGTCTGAGTTCACGTCTGGTCTTTACACAGTTCGCGTTATCGCGGGAACTAACGTAATGACTGAGCGTCTACAGATCGTTAAGTAA
- a CDS encoding CotH kinase family protein yields the protein MKLYNPNVLLTFIIGTLWLLLTPIATYSQLRISTVCASNQHQSAADSSYYDYIVFHNHSEAVIDLSTFTVGVGNEKHLITNPPQLLPNDSSIIWCAGKKVELAQAHIKNKLPKSGGRITLTTDLDTIQEVTYPPLFQNEVLHIKENGAFYLVNSPQEHAERLTYIYTHGSIDSLGVQNDSAPFVKASPPNIPVRYPEIESYLPTHTIDVISIVADPLELSGWFGINKKPHDQQRIACRFEIPNRDFSSAGQLMVHAPNQNQQRSYRITAKAAHGPATFHHSLFPNKEIDEINSFVLRTGGDDGINTGGLGLRDLLATQIALAVNPDLIRSAGTPTITYLNGEYYGIHNLRARFDQDYLKAHGDFDLYIERDAKSHSTYIYGGEQDSIAWHQLDMLAHDILSGERLPQEMTRHFESDQIIDYFILEIYSGNQDWLTNNMRFVRDANTKRWRPIVNDLDWGFGRFNNFPSGKSHWNALEFSLSPTAGWDDHQPSNTFFRAMMMDQRLHKQFIDRFVFLLNTSLHHKQVITKLDSLHRLIAPELPEHFLKWEINADDYEEELDRAKAWIYHRHQHLLDHLASYQQNKMIEYTVLASAERHSLQYNGHVTPRINFAAAANDSVHFELDLAENLKLLGWSIKLDSDAPELSSTDPSITVVSDTNTAIAPLLLPKDLLKNPERFRVSVKYYTMDELWTGMSEVKTRRILCINEQKPGTGPRCAFTPKKMALVGNTGYPKDYIVVVEKFRKELRFHFFVN from the coding sequence GTGAAACTTTATAATCCTAACGTTCTCCTCACATTCATCATAGGTACACTGTGGCTATTGCTCACGCCCATAGCCACTTACTCCCAACTGCGCATCTCCACTGTTTGTGCTTCCAATCAACACCAATCTGCAGCAGATAGCTCATATTATGACTACATAGTCTTCCATAACCACAGCGAAGCTGTCATAGACCTCTCCACTTTCACCGTTGGCGTTGGCAATGAAAAGCACCTCATTACCAATCCGCCTCAACTCTTGCCCAACGACTCCAGTATAATATGGTGCGCAGGCAAAAAAGTTGAACTCGCACAGGCACACATTAAAAACAAGCTTCCTAAGAGCGGTGGACGAATCACGCTCACAACAGATCTTGATACTATTCAAGAAGTCACCTACCCCCCACTCTTCCAAAACGAAGTACTCCACATAAAAGAAAACGGGGCTTTCTATTTAGTCAACTCACCACAAGAGCACGCTGAAAGACTTACATATATATATACGCATGGCAGCATCGATTCTCTCGGCGTGCAAAATGACTCGGCTCCATTCGTCAAAGCTTCGCCACCGAATATACCCGTCAGATACCCCGAGATAGAATCTTATTTACCGACACACACGATCGACGTAATCAGCATCGTTGCTGACCCACTTGAACTCTCTGGTTGGTTTGGCATCAATAAGAAGCCACATGATCAACAACGTATTGCCTGTCGTTTCGAAATCCCTAATCGTGATTTCTCTTCTGCGGGGCAATTAATGGTGCACGCGCCAAACCAGAACCAACAGCGCTCTTACCGCATTACGGCAAAAGCAGCCCATGGACCAGCTACTTTTCACCACTCACTATTCCCAAATAAAGAGATTGATGAAATCAACAGCTTTGTGCTACGTACAGGAGGTGATGACGGAATTAACACAGGTGGACTTGGGCTACGCGACCTTCTCGCAACACAGATTGCCTTGGCTGTTAACCCTGATTTAATCAGAAGTGCAGGTACTCCGACAATTACATATCTCAATGGTGAGTACTATGGTATACATAATCTAAGGGCACGATTTGACCAAGACTACTTGAAGGCACACGGTGATTTTGATCTATATATTGAACGTGACGCCAAATCGCACTCCACCTATATTTATGGTGGCGAACAAGATTCTATCGCCTGGCATCAACTCGACATGCTTGCTCATGACATCCTTTCAGGTGAGCGATTACCTCAAGAAATGACTCGTCACTTCGAATCCGACCAAATCATTGACTACTTCATTTTGGAGATTTACAGCGGCAATCAAGATTGGCTCACCAACAACATGCGCTTCGTTCGTGACGCCAATACCAAACGCTGGCGTCCGATCGTGAATGATCTCGATTGGGGATTTGGACGATTCAACAACTTCCCTTCAGGTAAGAGCCATTGGAATGCACTCGAATTCTCCCTCTCTCCTACCGCAGGCTGGGATGACCATCAACCGAGCAATACGTTTTTTCGTGCAATGATGATGGACCAACGTCTGCACAAACAATTCATTGACCGGTTCGTCTTTCTGCTAAATACGAGTCTCCACCACAAACAGGTCATCACTAAGCTTGACTCTCTGCACCGCTTGATTGCGCCAGAACTTCCGGAGCATTTCTTAAAATGGGAAATCAATGCAGATGACTACGAAGAAGAACTAGATAGAGCAAAGGCATGGATCTACCATCGACATCAACACCTACTTGACCACCTTGCTTCATATCAGCAGAATAAAATGATTGAGTATACTGTGCTCGCTAGCGCGGAACGGCATAGCCTTCAATACAATGGCCATGTTACCCCAAGGATCAACTTTGCTGCTGCAGCGAACGATTCCGTGCATTTTGAGTTGGACCTTGCTGAAAACCTCAAACTTCTGGGATGGAGCATCAAACTTGATTCAGACGCTCCTGAACTTAGCTCAACGGATCCTTCAATCACGGTTGTTTCTGATACCAATACCGCGATCGCCCCTTTACTCTTACCCAAAGATCTGCTCAAGAATCCTGAGCGATTCCGCGTTAGCGTGAAGTACTATACCATGGATGAGCTGTGGACAGGAATGAGCGAAGTAAAGACGAGGCGAATCCTATGCATTAACGAACAAAAACCCGGAACAGGACCTCGTTGCGCTTTCACACCTAAAAAAATGGCCCTGGTAGGAAATACGGGATACCCGAAAGATTACATTGTGGTCGTAGAGAAATTCAGGAAAGAACTTCGATTTCACTTCTTTGTGAACTAG
- the xrtX gene encoding exosortase X, translating into MIQKLRDNPLLRFLVVGAVVYLLWYITYEFFLRPYTHLDEWVVNQIVFGTEFFLEFLGYDLTPYTRFEWMRHVGILGSPGVTIGEPCDGVILFALFATFILAFPGPIKHKLWFAPLGIASIHFINVLRVVALAIIVDVNPDLLEFNHDYTFTIIVYAFVFLLWYIWIQRFSPLGKTEKT; encoded by the coding sequence ATGATACAGAAGCTCAGAGATAATCCTCTGTTGCGATTTCTTGTTGTAGGCGCAGTAGTTTATTTGCTGTGGTACATTACCTATGAGTTTTTCCTACGCCCATACACTCATCTTGATGAATGGGTTGTCAATCAAATTGTTTTTGGAACCGAGTTCTTTCTCGAATTCCTGGGGTATGATTTAACGCCCTACACACGTTTCGAATGGATGCGTCATGTTGGTATCCTTGGTTCTCCAGGAGTAACCATTGGTGAGCCATGTGATGGTGTGATTTTGTTCGCATTGTTCGCGACTTTCATTCTTGCTTTTCCCGGACCAATCAAGCACAAACTCTGGTTTGCTCCTTTGGGCATAGCGTCGATTCATTTCATTAATGTTCTTCGTGTAGTAGCACTAGCGATCATTGTGGATGTGAACCCTGATTTGCTGGAGTTTAATCACGATTACACCTTCACGATTATCGTGTATGCCTTCGTATTCCTGCTTTGGTATATCTGGATTCAGCGTTTTTCTCCGCTTGGTAAAACGGAGAAAACATGA
- a CDS encoding PID-CTERM protein-sorting domain-containing protein, whose product MKTTWLAGILSIVLLVLPMIMFGQDAPFPDDGGSPCDGPFGAVCPIDGGVSLLVAAGLALGGKKAYDIHRKG is encoded by the coding sequence ATGAAAACTACGTGGCTAGCCGGTATTCTCTCTATTGTTCTTTTGGTTCTTCCAATGATCATGTTTGGCCAGGATGCGCCATTCCCTGACGACGGGGGTTCACCTTGTGATGGGCCGTTCGGTGCAGTATGTCCAATCGATGGAGGTGTAAGCCTGCTCGTAGCAGCTGGGTTGGCTCTAGGTGGGAAGAAGGCTTACGATATCCACCGTAAAGGTTGA
- a CDS encoding polysaccharide biosynthesis tyrosine autokinase has translation MAENKASFIDPEDLRPIFKFIGKNWLLMLLFPVIAYIGANLYTHRLPDIFAAKAEILLRSQETYDYQSQIYSNVGYYTLLADVTNQQRVISSYDIISSTLEKLDYQISYYTVGRVKTAPVDHFRNLQIHLERNDPSLYNIPISIRVLNLDEYAVSFEMAGKQITRTYRFGDRVEENEYTFTVNKTDLVNEATIAGLQERDFQIKIHRHDWLVNKYKRAMNIENVEYTSILNIQVEDEVPDRAKKFLDTLSTVYIDYTQKTRVDVNENTQKYIDKQLDELEWIMDSLEYMLQDFRDRNRILDLNKEQNSYFKSLIELDGEKRKLELRLESMNAMEEFIRQGFDEAVLPPSFYMFEEDQLLQQQVNQLFQLKVERTEKLNTYKPENFNIVTLDSLINVVKLSIYKYTTDTRVAVLSKISDVNGQIGRLELKLKEIPKSMRDVLGIDRKLKVNESLYIFLLEKKANTVIARAAILPEASLVEEARVIGVVGPNKERTIYLAVGIGLGLAVLIGFVRLVFFEHIENIREIKQMTRLPVIGGVPNYTEIMSDPIAILSAPRSNVSEAFRAIRTNLQYLLQEEGPKVLLVTSLHPGEGKTFTSTNLASVIAKAGKKVMLLDFDMHKPKVHKTFGLENVAGVSTILIGKTDLASCTIQTQIENLEVITAGPVPPNASELVLSKKVDELLDDLKETHDFIVVDTPPLMLISDSLVLMNKVDTGIFVMNTEKATKQGIRYLEDVLGQNNLTHVSVLLNNIKQKKWKYYYGKYAYRYGYGYGYGYGYGYGYGYGYGGEDGNGNGGYGSEESSEHKRRKKR, from the coding sequence ATGGCGGAGAACAAAGCTTCATTCATTGATCCGGAGGATCTACGGCCGATTTTCAAGTTTATTGGAAAGAACTGGCTGCTCATGCTGTTATTTCCGGTGATCGCCTACATTGGCGCGAACCTCTACACGCACCGACTTCCGGACATTTTCGCAGCAAAGGCAGAGATCCTTCTGCGTTCCCAAGAGACTTATGACTACCAAAGTCAGATCTACAGCAACGTAGGTTATTACACGCTTCTTGCAGATGTGACCAACCAACAGCGTGTGATATCTTCATACGATATCATTAGCTCTACGCTAGAAAAGCTTGATTACCAGATTTCATATTACACCGTTGGACGTGTAAAAACGGCTCCGGTAGATCACTTCAGAAATCTTCAGATTCATCTAGAGAGGAACGACCCTTCGTTGTACAACATCCCAATTTCAATTCGAGTATTGAATTTGGACGAGTACGCGGTCAGCTTTGAAATGGCTGGAAAACAGATCACCCGTACCTACCGCTTTGGCGATCGTGTTGAAGAGAATGAATACACATTCACGGTCAATAAGACGGACCTTGTGAATGAGGCAACGATTGCCGGCCTACAAGAGCGTGATTTCCAGATCAAGATTCACCGTCATGATTGGCTTGTCAACAAGTACAAGCGTGCCATGAACATTGAGAACGTTGAGTACACGAGTATCCTCAACATTCAGGTGGAAGACGAAGTACCGGATCGTGCGAAGAAATTCCTTGATACGCTTTCCACGGTTTACATTGACTACACGCAGAAAACGCGAGTAGATGTAAACGAGAATACTCAGAAGTACATCGACAAACAGCTTGATGAGCTGGAGTGGATTATGGACTCATTGGAATACATGTTGCAGGATTTCCGAGATCGCAACCGTATTCTTGACTTGAATAAAGAGCAGAACTCTTACTTCAAAAGCTTGATTGAACTTGATGGAGAGAAGCGAAAGTTAGAGCTTCGACTCGAGTCAATGAACGCCATGGAGGAGTTCATTCGTCAAGGTTTTGACGAGGCTGTGCTTCCTCCTTCCTTCTACATGTTTGAAGAAGACCAGTTGTTGCAGCAACAGGTGAATCAACTATTCCAACTGAAGGTTGAACGAACCGAAAAGCTGAACACCTATAAACCGGAAAACTTCAACATTGTCACGCTAGACAGCTTGATTAATGTTGTCAAACTCAGCATCTACAAATACACCACTGACACGCGAGTCGCGGTGTTGAGTAAAATATCCGATGTCAACGGCCAAATTGGTCGACTCGAGCTGAAGCTAAAAGAGATTCCAAAATCGATGCGCGATGTACTGGGTATCGATCGTAAGCTGAAAGTAAACGAGAGCCTTTACATCTTCCTTTTGGAGAAAAAGGCCAATACGGTGATTGCCCGTGCAGCTATCCTGCCTGAAGCATCACTCGTGGAGGAGGCGCGAGTCATTGGGGTCGTCGGACCGAACAAAGAACGAACGATCTATCTCGCTGTAGGGATTGGTCTAGGTTTAGCCGTATTGATCGGTTTTGTTCGTCTTGTATTCTTCGAGCACATCGAGAACATTCGAGAGATCAAGCAAATGACCCGTCTTCCGGTCATTGGTGGAGTTCCGAACTACACTGAGATCATGAGCGACCCAATCGCGATCTTGAGTGCTCCGCGATCGAATGTCTCCGAGGCCTTCCGAGCCATACGAACGAACCTGCAATACCTTCTTCAGGAAGAAGGACCAAAAGTACTCTTGGTTACTTCCCTTCACCCTGGTGAGGGTAAGACCTTTACTTCTACCAACCTCGCTTCGGTAATCGCCAAAGCAGGGAAGAAAGTAATGCTCCTTGACTTCGATATGCACAAACCGAAAGTCCACAAGACCTTCGGGCTAGAGAACGTTGCCGGAGTTTCAACCATTCTTATTGGTAAGACGGATCTCGCCTCATGTACGATCCAAACGCAGATTGAAAACCTTGAAGTGATCACGGCTGGTCCAGTACCTCCAAATGCCTCGGAACTTGTATTGAGTAAGAAGGTTGATGAGTTGCTTGATGACTTGAAAGAAACCCACGATTTCATCGTAGTGGATACCCCTCCATTGATGTTGATTAGCGATTCGCTTGTCCTCATGAATAAGGTAGATACCGGAATCTTTGTGATGAATACAGAAAAGGCGACGAAACAAGGTATTCGCTACCTAGAAGATGTCTTAGGTCAAAATAACCTCACGCACGTGTCTGTCTTGCTGAATAACATCAAGCAGAAGAAGTGGAAGTACTACTATGGTAAGTACGCTTACCGTTACGGTTATGGCTACGGTTACGGCTATGGTTATGGCTACGGATACGGTTATGGCTACGGCGGTGAAGACGGCAATGGCAACGGCGGTTATGGTAGCGAGGAGAGCTCAGAACATAAGCGTAGGAAAAAGCGCTAA